In Oxalobacteraceae bacterium OTU3CINTB1, the sequence CGTTGTCGAGCGAGAACATGCCGCCATTGCCGGCGACGACGTCGATGATCAGCTGCGTATGCTCCCAATAGGCGAACTGCTCGCACCCCATGTAAAACGGCGCGCCATCCAGTTCACCCAGAAACACGTCCGTATCGCTAATGTTGAACTCGCCCGCCTGGTAGCACATCGGCGTGCTGCCGTCGCAGCAGCCGCCGGACTGGAAGAACATGAGCGGCCCGTGCCGGTCGCGCAGCGCGGCGATCAGCTCGAGCGCCGCCGGCGTGGCCGTGACACGGGCGATGGCCGCGCCCATGGTCAGAAGAAGCCCAAGGCGTTGGGGCTATAGCTGACCAGCAAGTTCTTGGTTTGCTGATAGTGGTCCAGCATCATCTTGTGGTTCTCGCGGCCGATGCCGGATTGCTTGTAGCCACCGAACGCGGCATGTGCCGGATACAGGTGGTAGCAATTGGTCCAGACACGGCCGGCCTGGATCGCGCGGCCGACACGGAAGGCGCGCGAACCGTCGCGCGTCCACAGCCCCGCGCCCAGCCCGTACAGCGTGTCGTTGGCGATGCGCAGCGCGTCGGCCTCGTCCTTGAAGGTCGTGACCGACACCACCGGCCCGAAAATCTCCTCCTGGAAAATGCGCATCTTGTTGTCGCCCTTGAACACGGTCGGACGCACATAGTAGCCATCCTTCATGTCGCCGCCCTGCATGTTGCGCTCGCCGCCGGCCAGCAGCTCGGCGCCCTCCTGCTTGCCAATGTCGATGTACGACATGATTTTTTCCAACTGCTCCTGCGACGCCTGCGCGCCGAGCATGGTGGAGGCGTCGAGCGGATTGCCCTGCTTGATCGCGGCCACGCGGGCCAGCGCGCGCTCAATGAATTTCTCGTAGATCGATTCCTGGATCAGCACGCGCGACGGGCAGGTGCACACCTCGCCCTGGTTCAGCGCGAACATGGCGAACCCTTCCAGGCACTTGTCGAAGAAGGCGTCGTCGGCGTCCATCACATCGGCGAAGAAGATGTTCGGCGACTTGCCGCCCAGCTCCAGGGTCACCGGAATCAGGTTCTGCGCGGCGTACTGCATGATCAGGCGGCCGGTGCCGGTTTCACCGGTGAAAGCGATCTTGGCGATGCGCTTGTTCGACGCCAGCGGCTTGCCCGCTTCCAGCCCGAATCCGTTGACGATGTTCAACACGCCAGGCGGCAACAGATCGGCGATGATTTCCAGCAGCACCATGATCGACGCCGGCGTCTGCTCGGCCGGTTTCAACACCACGCAATTGCCGGCCGCCAACGCGGGCGCCAGCTTCCACACCGCCATCAGGATCGGGAAGTTCCACGGAATGATCTGGCCGACCACGCCGAGCGGCTCGTGGAAGTGGTAGGCGTAGGTTTCCGAATCGATCTGCGCCACCGAACCCTCCTGCGCGCGGATGCAGCCGGCGAAGTAACGGAAATGGTCGATAGCCAGCGGAATGTCGGCGGCGGTGGTCTCACGGATCGGCTTGCCGTTGTCAATGGTCTCGGCGGTGGCGATCAAGGCCAGGTTCGCCTCCATGCGGTCGGCGATCTTGTTCAGGATGTTGGCGCGCTCGGTCTGCGAGGTCTTGCCCCAGGCCTCCTTGGCGGCGTGCGCGGCGTCGAGCGCCAACTCGATGTCTTCAGCGGTCGAGCGCGCCACTTCGCAAAACACCTGGCCGGTGATCGGCGTGATGTTGCCGAAATATTCGCCCTTGACCGGCGCGACGAACTTGCCGCCGATGTAGTTGTCGTACCGTGGCTTGAATGGATTGGCTACGCCCAGTTTGCTGATGTCTGCGAGATTCATGTCGTCCTCTTTCTGCTGTGGTGATGTGGTGTGGTGACCATCTTTCTTTCGCAAACACCGTGCCAGCCGCCTCGACGGGGACGTCCGGGGATTTCCCCCTTTGCGCGCCTGTAAAAGTGTTCAGTTTTGACACACCGCTGGAGCAACCGCGACGCACTTTTTGCGTCGGGCAGGTATATTGCAGGCTGCCCACTCGGAGAAAACATGAAGCGTTCCCCAATTCAACTTAATGCCGTCGCCGCGCTGTTTGCGCTTGGTGCTTCCAGCCTGGCCACAGCCGCCGACAACGCGGACAATGCAGACGCGCCGGTCGAGGTCGTTGTTGTCAGCGCCACGCGCGTCGGCCACACCGTCTTCGACATGCCCGCCGCGATCGACGTCGTCGACGCCGCGCGCATCCATGAATCGCAGGCGCGGGTGAACGCTTCCGAGGCGCTGGCGGCGGTACCCGGCCTGGTGGCGCAGAACCGCCACAACTATGCGCAGGACTTGCAGATCTCATCGCGCGGCTTTGGCGCCCGATCGACCTTCGGCGTGCGCGGCGTGCGGCTGATCGCCGACGGCATTCCGGCCAGCATGCCCGATGGCCAAGGCCAAGCCGCCACCTTCAATCTCGACATGGCGGAACGCATCGAAGTATTGCGCGGTCCGTTCTCCGCCATTTACGGCAACCACTCCGGCGGCGTGATCCAGATGTTCACGCGCGACGGCGAAGGCGCGCCCACCATCGAAACCAATCTCACCGCCGGCAGCTACGGCACCCGCAAGGCCGACGTCAACGCGCAGGGCAAGCAAGCCGGTGTCGGCTACGTCCTCGACGCGTCCCGCTTCGAAACCGACGGCTACCGCGCGCACAGCGCCGCCACGCGCGACCAGGCGTTTGCCAAGCTGACCGTGGAGCCGATGGACAACGCCAAGCTGACCATCGTCGCCAACGCGCTGCGCCAGGACGACACGCAAGATCCCTTGGGCGTGACTTGGGCCACCTATCAGCGCGACCCGCGCGCGGGCGAAACCGACGCCACCGATACCCAAGTGCCGAAGCGCACGCTGGCCGACCGCTACAACACCCGCAAGAGCATCGACCACACGCAAGTGGGCGCGACATGGGAGCAGCGCTTCGGCGAGGATCGGCTGCGCGTGACGGCCTACGGCGGCAATCGCGAAGTCATCCAGTACCAGGCGTTTTCGCGCGGCTTCCAGGCGCCGCCGACGCACTCGGGCGGCGTGGTGAATTTCGACCGCGACTTCTACGGCACCGACCTGAGCTGGATGCACGTCAGCCAGCTGGCGGGCGGCAAGTTGAGTACGACGGTTGGCGTGGAATACGGCCGCTCCACCGATGGCCGCGAGGGCTACGAGAACTTCATCGGCGCCCAGCTGGGCGTGAAGGGCGCGCTGCGCCGCGACGAGCAGGACAAGGTCTCCAATCTCGATCCGTATGTGCAGGCCGAATGGCAATCAGGTCCCTGGATGCTGAGCGCGGGCCTGCGCCGCAGCACCGTGAAGATTTCCGTGGACGACCGCTTCCTGAGCAATGGCAACGACAGCGGCAGCCTGGAGTACAGCCACACCACGCCCGTGCTGGGCGTGCTGTACCGCGTGTCGCCGATGCTCAACGTCTACGCCAGCGCCGCGCGCGGTTTCGAAACGCCGACGCTCAACGAACTGTTCTACTCGGGCACCGGCGGCGGCTTCAACTTCGGCCTGCAGCCGGCCAAGAGCACGCATCTGGAAGCGGGCATCAAGAGCAAGCTGGACGAGCGCACCAGCATTAACGCCGCCGTATTCCAGGTCCGCACGACGGATGAGGTGGTGGTCGACAGCAGCGGCGGCGGCCGCACCAGCTATCGCAACGCCAGCAAGACCTTGCGGCAGGGTTTGGAAGTATCGCTCGACTCGGCGTGGCGCCACGGTTTGAGCACGCGTGTCGCGCTGACCAGCCTGCGCGCGATCTACGATCAGAGCTACGGCGCGGTGCTGGAAGGTAGCCGCCTGCCCGGCGTGCCAAACGCCAACGCCTACGCGGAAGTGGCGTGGAAGGATGCCGGCGACCGTTATGGCGCCGGCCTGGAAGCGATCGCCAGCAGCAAGATCTATGCGGACGATGGGAATGTGGACCAGCCGGCGCCAGGCTACGGCATATTGAATGCGCGGGTCAGCGCCAAGCAGCAGTGGCGAGGCTGGCGCTTCAAACAATTCGTGCGGCTGAATAACCTGCTGGATAAAAACTACGTCGGCTCGGTGATCGTCGGCGACACCAACAAGCGCTATTATGAAGCGGCCCCGCAACGCAACTGGTTGGTCGGCGCAAGCGCGCAATACCAATTCTAACGACAGGAAAATTCAAAAACCACGGAGACACGTAGGGCGGATTAGGCAACGCCGTAATCCGCCATGCATGCTCCGCCCGCGACGTCCGAAAATTACGCGGCCTTCTCCACCAACTTATCCAGCAACCGCTCCCGATTGTTCAACACAAAATCGACAAACACCGGCTCCTTCACCGCCAGCCTCACCAACCCCGGCAGCATCAAATAACAATACCCCGCAACCTTGCGCACCGCCTCATCATTGCGCAGCGCCGCCTGCGTGATCGATCCCGAGCCCCCGCCCAACATGGGCATGATGGTCGCGCGGTGCTTATCCAATATCGCTGAAACCGGTCCGGTCAATTTTTCGGCCATTCTGTTGTGCTCGCTGGTATCGCTCATGTCAACGCTCCTGCAAAGTTGTGGAATCAGGATAGTGACCCGCTGACGCAAACGGGTTATGTGTTTGCGCAAGCGAGCCCGAAATGCGCTAAGGTGAACGCCTCATATAGGAATATCCCCATGAACCAGCAAGTAGCCCAGACGTTTGACGCGATCGTTGTCGGCAGCGGACCCGGCGGCGCCAGCGTCGCGCGAGAACTGGCGCGCAGGCAATTGCGCGTACTGATACTGGAACAGGGAAGCGCTGCGCCGCTGCAAGGGACACTGTCGCAAATGGCGGGCATCGCCGCCGTTCCCGGTAAAGGCGCTTTCATCCATCGCGACGCTTCGCTGCTGGTCAGCGGTATCGCGGCCGGCGGCACCACCACCATCAATTTCGCCACTGCCGCGCCGCCTCCGTTGTCCATGTTCGCCGCCCACGGCATCGATCTGGCGCCGGCGCTGGAATCGCTACGCGCGGAGTTGCCAATGGCACCACTGCCGGACGAGTTGATCGGCCCGATGGCCAAACGCATTCAGCAAGGCGCCCTGGCGCGCAAGCTGGGGTGGCGCAAGCTCGATAAACTAATTCGTCCACAATCTTGCCGCACCGGTTGCTGGCGTTGCGTCTATGGTTGCCCGTTCGGCGCCAAGTGGACAGCGCGCGATTTCATCGACGAGGCCGTCCAGCTCGGCGCGGTCCTGCTCGACGAAGCCAAAGTGGAACAAGTGATTGTGGAGAAAGGCCGTGCCGTCGGCGTGCGATATCGGCGCGGTGGTGAAATACACCAGGCATTTGGCGCGAACGTGGTGTTGGCCGCAGGCGGCATCGGTAGTCCGCGTCTGCTGCATCGCTCTGGCCTGCATGCGGAAAGCAGCGCTTTCTTCAGCGATCCGGTGATCGCGGTCATGGGTGTCGTGGATGATATCGACGGCGGCGCCGAAGTGCCGATGGCGGCCGGGATGTATTTGCACGAGGAAGGGATCGCGCTGGCGGATATGACTTTGCCGAAGCCGATGTATCAGGCGTTCGCGGCGCAGGTCGGGCGGCTCGACCGGTTGATGTCGCATGCGCGAACGCTGACTTTGATGGTGAAGATACGCGACGATATTGGAGGGGGTGTCGGGCCGCGATGGGTGGATAAGACGCTGACCGCAGGGGATCGGGCGAAGTTGGCGTCCGGGGTTGGCATGGCGCGCGAGATTCTGCGGGCGGCCGGGGCGAAGAAGATCTTTAAAAGCTGGCATTTCGCAGCGCATCCCGGAGGGAGTTTGCGTATAGGCGATGTGGTGGACGGTAATTTGCAAACGACTACGCGGAATCTGTTTGTTTGTGATGCGTCCGTGATTCCCGGGCCTTGGGGATTGCCGCCGACGTTGACGTTGCTTTGCCTTGGGAAGCGGTTGGGGACGAGTTTATAAACGCAAAAAACCCCCACCTGCACTAAACGCGATCTTGAGCGCGTTTAGGCGGATGGGGGTTTTTCTATATAACTAGCCTGACGATAACCTACTTTCACACTGGTTGCAGCACTATCATCGGCGCAGAGTTGTTTCACGGTCCTGTTCGGGATGGGAAGGGGTGGGACCAACTTGCTATGGTCATCAGGCATTGACTTGTACGAGCCGCGTTCTTGTGAACGTTGCTCAGAATCTGGAGAAGTAAGTAAATGGGGTAATGAAGTTGTGTATCAACGAACGCCTCAACGCACTTCTCATTCACCACAACCTGCTAAGGTTATAGGGACAAGCCGTACGGGCAATTAGTATCAGTTAGCTTAATGCATTACTGCACTTCCACACCTGACCTATCAACGTCCTGGTCTCGAACGACCCTTCAAAGAGCTCAAGGCTCTGGGAAATCTCATCTTAAGGCAAGTTTCCCGCTTAGATGCTTTCAGCGGTTATCTCTTCCAGACTTAGCTACCCGGCAATGCCACTGGCGTGACAACCGGTACACCAGAGGTCTGTCCACTCCGGTCCTCTCGTACTAGGAGCAGCCCCCTTCAAATTTCCAACGCCCACGGCAGATAGGGACCAAACTGTCTCACGACGTTTTAAACCCAGCTCACGTACCACTTTAAATGGCGAACAGCCATACCCTTGGGACCGGCTACAGCCCCAGGATGTGATGAGCCGACATCGAGGTGCCAAACTCCCCCGTCGATATGAACTCTTGGGAGGAATCAGCCTGTTATCCCCAGAGTACCTTTTATCCGTTGAGCGATGGCCCTTCCATACAGAACCACCGGATCACTATGTCCTACTTTCGTACCTGCTCGACTTGTCAGTCTCGCAGTTAAGCACGCTTATGCCATTGCACTATTAGCACGATGTCCGACCGTACCTAGCGTACCTTCGAACTCCTCCGTTACACTTTAGGAGGAGACCGCCCCAGTCAAACTGCCTACCATGCACTGTCCCCGACCCGGATAACGGGCCAAGGTTAGAACCTCAAATGAACCAGGGTGGTATTTCAAGGTTGGCTCCACGAGAACTGGCGTCCCCGCTTCAAAGCCTCCCACCTATCCTACACAGATTGATTCAAAGTCCAATGCAAAGCTACAGTAAAGGTTCATGGGGTCTTTCCGTCTAGCCGCGGGTAGATTGCATCATCACAAACACTTCAACTTCGCTGAGTCTCGGGAGGAGACAGTGTGGCCATCGTTACGCCATTCGTGCAGGTCGGAACTTACCCGACAAGGAATTTCGCTACCTTAGGACCGTTATAGTTACGGCCGCCGTTTACTGGGACTTCAATCAAGAGCTTGCACCCCATCATTTAATCTTCCAGCACCGGGCAGGCGTCACACCCTATACGTCCACTTTCGTGTTTGCAGAGTGCTGTGTTTTTATTAAACAGTCGCAGCCACCAGTTTATTGCAACCCGTTCACCCTACTGAAGTAAATCAGCCAAGCTACAAGGGCGTACCTTTTCCCGAAGTTACGGTACCAATTTGCCGAGTTCCTTCTCCCGAGTTCTCTCAAGCGCCTTAGAATACTCATCTCGCCCACCTGTGTCGGTTTGCGGTACGGTCTCGTATGACTGAAGCTTAGAGGCTTTTCTTGGAACCACTTCCGATTGCTTCGAGACCTAAGTCTCTCGTCCCACTCCCTTGAATTACGCGCCCGGATTTGCCTAAGCGCCTTCTATGAAGCAGCAACCAACTATTCCAACAGTTGGACAACCTTCCGCGATCCGTCCCCCCATCGCATCATACGACGGTGCAGGAATATTAACCTGCTTCCCATCAGCTACGCATCTCTGCCTCGCCTTAGGGGCCGACTCACCCTGCTCCGATGAACGTTGAACAGGAAACCTTGGGCTTACGGCGTGGGGGCTTTTCACCCCCATTATCGCTACTCATGTCAGCATTCGCACTTCTGATACCTCCAGCATCCTTTACAAGACACCTTCGCAGGCTTACAGAACGCTCTCCTACCATATGCTTGCGCATATCCGCAGCTTCGGTGACTGGCTTAGCCCCGTTACATCTTCCGCGCAGGACGACTCGATCAGTGAGCTATTACGCTTTCTTTAAATGATGGCTGCTTCTAAGCCAACATCCTGACTGTTTTAGCCTTCCCACTTCGTTTTCCACTTAGCCAATCTTTGGGACCTTAGCTGGCGGTCTGGGTTGTTTCCCTCTTGACGCCGGACGTTAGCACCCGACGTCTGTCTCCCAAGCTCGCACTCATCGGTATTCGGAGTTTGCAATGGTTTGGTAAGTCGCGATGACCCCCTAGCCATAACAGTGCTCTACCCCCGATGGTGATACTTGAGGCACTACCTAAATAGTTTTCGGAGAGAACCAGCTATTTCCAAGTTTGTTTAGCCTTTCACCCCTACCCACAGCTCATCCCCTAATTTTTCAACATTAGTGGGTTCGGACCTCCAGTGCGTGTTACCGCACCTTCATCCTGGCCATGAGTAGATCACTTGGTTTCGGGTCTACACCCAGCGACTATCGCCCTGTTCGGACTCGATTTCTCTACGGCTTCCCTATATGGTTAACCTTGCCACTGAATGTAAGTCGCTGACCCATTATACAAAAGGTACGCAGTCACGGAACAAGTCCGCTCCTACTGTTTGTATGCACACGGTTTCAGGATCTATTTCACTCCCCTCCCGGGGTTCTTTTCGCCTTTCCCTCACGGTACTGGTTCACTATCGGTCGATTACGAGTATTTAGCCTTGGAGGATGGTCCCCCCATATTCAGACAGGATTTCTCGTGTCCCGCCCTACTTGTCGCACGCTTAGTTCCACACATCGCATTTCACATACGGGGCTATCACCCGCTATGGCTCCTATTTCCAGAGGATTCTGTTATGCGTCATGCTAAAACGTGCAGGCTCTTCCCATTTCGCTCGCCACTACTTTGGGAATCTCGGTTGATTTATTTTCCTGCAGCTACTTAGATGTTTCAGTTCGCCGCGTTCGCTTTGCATACCTATGTATTCAGTATGCAATGACCTAAAAGGCCGGGTTTCCCCATTCGGAAATCTGCGGATCAAAGCTTGTTTGCTAGCTCCCCGCAGCTTATCGCAAGCTACTACGTCCTTCATCGCCTGTAATCGCCAAGGCATCCACCATGTGCACTTATTCACTTGTCCCTATAACGTTAGCCCCTGCGACTAAACAAGGAGCGTTTATAGGAATAAGAAGTACTACGTTGTTGCGTTTGTTGATACATACAATCATTACCCATCGCGCCACCTGTCGGTGTCGCGATCAATAAAAATTTACTTACTTCTTCCAGATTGTTAAAGAACGTACAGCACTTGATCTCTAAAAGACCAAATCTAAACACACGCGATTGGCGTTGCTTACATTTGAACTTTTTGGTGGAGGATGACGGGATCGAACCGACGACCCCCTGCTTGCAAAGCAGGTGCTCTCCCAGCTGAGCTAATCCCCCTGAGATGTACTACAGGCAGAAACTGGTAGGGCTGGTTGGACTCGAACCAACGACCCCCGCGTTATCAACACGGTGCTCTAACCAGCTGAGCTACAGCCCCAAATGCTGTTCTTTATATTGACAGTCGATAAGTGTGAACGCTTGATGAGTGAACCGTTTAACGGGTTCGTGCCACTCTAGAAAGGAGGTGATCCAGCCGCACCTTCCGATACGGCTACCTTGTTACGACTTCACCCCAGTCACGAATCCTACCGTGGTAAGCGCCCTCCTTGCGGTTAAGCTACCTACTTCTGGTAAAACCCGCTCCCATGGTGTGACGGGCGGTGTGTACAAGACCCGGGAACGTATTCACCGCGACATGCTGATCCGCGATTACTAGCGATTCCAACTTCATGCAGTCGAGTTGCAGACTACAATCCGGACTACGATACACTTTCTGCGATTAGCTCCCCCTCGCGGGTTGGCGGCGCTCTGTATGTACCATTGTATGACGTGTGAAGCCCTACCCATAAGGGCCATGAGGACTTGACGTCATCCCCACCTTCCTCCGGTTTGTCACCGGCAGTCTCATTAGAGTGCCCTTTCGTAGCAACTAATGACAAGGGTTGCGCTCGTTGCGGGACTTAACCCAACATCTCACGACACGAGCTGACGACAGCCATGCAGCACCTGTGTGATGGTTCTCTTTCGAGCACTCCCAAATCTCTCCGGGATTCCATCCATGTCAAGGGTAGGTAAGGTTTTTCGCGTTGCATCGAATTAATCCACATCATCCACCGCTTGTGCGGGTCCCCGTCAATTCCTTTGAGTTTTAATCTTGCGACCGTACTCCCCAGGCGGTCTACTTCACGCGTTAGCTGCGTTACCAAGTCAATTAAGACCCGACAACTAGTAGACATCGTTTAGGGCGTGGACTACCAGGGTATCTAATCCTGTTTGCTCCCCACGCTTTCGTGCATGAGCGTCAGTTTTGACCCAGGGGGCTGCCTTCGCCATCGGTGTTCCTCCACATATCTACGCATTTCACTGCTACACGTGGAATTCTACCCCCCTCTGCCAAACTCTAGCCTTGCAGTCTCCATTGCCATTCCCAGGTTGAGCCCGGGGATTTCACAACAGACTTACAAAACCGCCTGCGCACGCTTTACGCCCAGTAATTCCGATTAACGCTTGCACCCTACGTATTACCGCGGCTGCTGGCACGTAGTTAGCCGGTGCTTATTCTTCAGGTACCGTCATTAGACCCCTGTATTAGAAAGGTCCGTTTCTTCCCTGACAAAAGAGCTTTACAACCCGAAGGCCTTCTTCACTCACGCGGCATTGCTGGATCAGGCTTGCGCCCATTGTCCAAAATTCCCCACTGCTGCCTCCCGTAGGAGTCTGGACCGTGTCTCAGTTCCAGTGTGGCTGGTCGTCCTCTCAGACCAGCTACTGATCGATGCCTTGGTAGGCTTTTACCCTACCAACTAGCTAATCAGATATCGGCCGCTCCAGGAGCATGAGGTCTTGCGATCCCCCACTTTCATCCTTAGATCGTATGCGGTATTAGCGTAACTTTCGCTACGTTATCCCCCACTCCAGGGTACGTTCCGATATATTACTCACCCGTTCGCCACTCGCCGCCAGGTTGCCCCGCGCTGCCGTTCGACTTGCATGTGTAAGGCATGCCGCCAGCGTTCAATCTGAGCCAGGATCAAACTCTTCAGTTTAATCTCTGTTACTTTTGCCGTTTTACCGGCACTCTTATTACTAAGAGGTCGCTCACTCAAAATACTGACAGGCCACTACTTTCGTAGCGCCTATTTCATTACTTCTTGTGAACATTTGATATTTTAAGTATCGCGGAACCGAAGTCCCGCGTGCACTTTCATCAAACGTCCACACTTATCGACTGTTAATTTTTAAAGAACTTTGTTTGGTACTGCTTGCTGAAGAAGCGTTGTGTTCATCAGCGAAGAGGCAAGATTATGAACTGTTTCGTTTATCTCGTCAACTCTATTTTTTGCCCCGCTTCACTCTGCAACACCTTGTTCTGCGTCGCCGTTTTGCGGGGAGGCGAACTATAACAAAGGGTTCGACTGCTGACAAGAGCGACAGCGTAAAATGTCGCTTTTACCGATCCAAAGCGCGTCATGTCCATCCTGCTCACCACCCTCAACGCCCGCTACACCCACGCCTCGCTGGGATTGCGCTATCTATTAGCGAATATGGGAGAGCTCCAGGAGCAAACGCGCTTGCAGGAATTCGTCATCGGCGCCAAGACCACCGAGATCGTCGAACGCATCCTGGCGCACGCGCCGAAGATCGTCGGTTTCGGTATCTATATATGGAACGTCGAGGAATCGACCAAAGTTATCGCCATGCTCAAGCGCGTGGCGCCGCACGTGATGGTGGTGCTGGGCGGGCCTGAAGTGTCGTACGAATCGAACGAGCAGGAAATCGTCAAGCTGGCCGACTACCTGATCACCGGCTGGGGCGACGTCACCTTCCCCAAGCTGTGCGGCGAGATCCTCAACGGCCCTAAACCGCTGATGAAGGTGCACGCCGGCGTGCAGCCGCCAATGGCCGAGATTAAGCTGCCCTACTCCCTCTATACCGACGACGATATTAAAAACCGCACGATCT encodes:
- a CDS encoding DUF779 domain-containing protein, with translation MGAAIARVTATPAALELIAALRDRHGPLMFFQSGGCCDGSTPMCYQAGEFNISDTDVFLGELDGAPFYMGCEQFAYWEHTQLIIDVVAGNGGMFSLDNGTGKRFLTRSRLFSDEEVSLLKQQA
- a CDS encoding aldehyde dehydrogenase family protein — its product is MNLADISKLGVANPFKPRYDNYIGGKFVAPVKGEYFGNITPITGQVFCEVARSTAEDIELALDAAHAAKEAWGKTSQTERANILNKIADRMEANLALIATAETIDNGKPIRETTAADIPLAIDHFRYFAGCIRAQEGSVAQIDSETYAYHFHEPLGVVGQIIPWNFPILMAVWKLAPALAAGNCVVLKPAEQTPASIMVLLEIIADLLPPGVLNIVNGFGLEAGKPLASNKRIAKIAFTGETGTGRLIMQYAAQNLIPVTLELGGKSPNIFFADVMDADDAFFDKCLEGFAMFALNQGEVCTCPSRVLIQESIYEKFIERALARVAAIKQGNPLDASTMLGAQASQEQLEKIMSYIDIGKQEGAELLAGGERNMQGGDMKDGYYVRPTVFKGDNKMRIFQEEIFGPVVSVTTFKDEADALRIANDTLYGLGAGLWTRDGSRAFRVGRAIQAGRVWTNCYHLYPAHAAFGGYKQSGIGRENHKMMLDHYQQTKNLLVSYSPNALGFF
- a CDS encoding TonB-dependent receptor; the encoded protein is MKRSPIQLNAVAALFALGASSLATAADNADNADAPVEVVVVSATRVGHTVFDMPAAIDVVDAARIHESQARVNASEALAAVPGLVAQNRHNYAQDLQISSRGFGARSTFGVRGVRLIADGIPASMPDGQGQAATFNLDMAERIEVLRGPFSAIYGNHSGGVIQMFTRDGEGAPTIETNLTAGSYGTRKADVNAQGKQAGVGYVLDASRFETDGYRAHSAATRDQAFAKLTVEPMDNAKLTIVANALRQDDTQDPLGVTWATYQRDPRAGETDATDTQVPKRTLADRYNTRKSIDHTQVGATWEQRFGEDRLRVTAYGGNREVIQYQAFSRGFQAPPTHSGGVVNFDRDFYGTDLSWMHVSQLAGGKLSTTVGVEYGRSTDGREGYENFIGAQLGVKGALRRDEQDKVSNLDPYVQAEWQSGPWMLSAGLRRSTVKISVDDRFLSNGNDSGSLEYSHTTPVLGVLYRVSPMLNVYASAARGFETPTLNELFYSGTGGGFNFGLQPAKSTHLEAGIKSKLDERTSINAAVFQVRTTDEVVVDSSGGGRTSYRNASKTLRQGLEVSLDSAWRHGLSTRVALTSLRAIYDQSYGAVLEGSRLPGVPNANAYAEVAWKDAGDRYGAGLEAIASSKIYADDGNVDQPAPGYGILNARVSAKQQWRGWRFKQFVRLNNLLDKNYVGSVIVGDTNKRYYEAAPQRNWLVGASAQYQF
- a CDS encoding FAD-dependent oxidoreductase, giving the protein MNQQVAQTFDAIVVGSGPGGASVARELARRQLRVLILEQGSAAPLQGTLSQMAGIAAVPGKGAFIHRDASLLVSGIAAGGTTTINFATAAPPPLSMFAAHGIDLAPALESLRAELPMAPLPDELIGPMAKRIQQGALARKLGWRKLDKLIRPQSCRTGCWRCVYGCPFGAKWTARDFIDEAVQLGAVLLDEAKVEQVIVEKGRAVGVRYRRGGEIHQAFGANVVLAAGGIGSPRLLHRSGLHAESSAFFSDPVIAVMGVVDDIDGGAEVPMAAGMYLHEEGIALADMTLPKPMYQAFAAQVGRLDRLMSHARTLTLMVKIRDDIGGGVGPRWVDKTLTAGDRAKLASGVGMAREILRAAGAKKIFKSWHFAAHPGGSLRIGDVVDGNLQTTTRNLFVCDASVIPGPWGLPPTLTLLCLGKRLGTSL